The segment GTTCTTAGTGGCAACTGCCACCGCAGCTGCTGCATCCGCTTGCAGCCATTGGGTTGTCAATGATGAATCCTTTGCCACCATCTGTCTCGATGTAATCGATGGTTGCTTTCTCCAGCTGTTCGCTGATATCAGGACCCATTACGATCTTAACATCCTTGCTGTCGACGGTGACATCCTCTTCCTTGATCTCGTTGTCGAGTGCCATTCCGTACTGGATGCCACTGCATCCCATACCTGCAACAAAGATCCTCAGAGCATGGTCCTGTTTGTCCTCAGCTTCGAGCAATGCTTTCAATTCTGTTGCAGCAACATCTGTTATCTCGATCATTCTTTATCACTCCATTTTTCGTTAACTTTCTGAAATCAATTAATGCGGTGGTCTCTATATACAAGTTTCGTCTATATATATGTTCGGGCCTACACGAACAAGAACTCACATGAATTCAACATCGTCATCTACAGGATTTGTAAGTATCTCCTGTGTATATGCGTTGATCTCCACGGAGTTCCTTGAACCCTTTACTTCCCATATAGGAACATATACCAGCTCGATCTTGAACCTGATATCATCCATGGATGGCTTGAACAGCTTGTGTTCGGATATCATGGCCTCACCGACCACATTATTGAAACGCACGTCCTTCGTGTATTCCTCTATAATGTTCGATATGAGCGTACTTTCAGCTTCCTTCTGGTCGATCATCTTACTCTTGATCTCGTAGTTATCATCAGGAAGTGTCAGGCTATCGGTCACCTGATGGATCTCCAGCTGCTCCTTATTACCGTTGAGGGCATTAAGGCAACCCTGGCCCTGGCCGGAAATATCAATGACCTTGTTCTTGAACCTGTGTTCTGCCTTGACCGCATATGCATAGTTCCAGAAAGGTACGAGCTTGAGAACAACGTCCTCAGGCATTCCTATCTCAGACTTTGCCATCGCCGCAGCTCTTTCTTTTTGTAACTTTATCGGTGCAGTACGAAGGTCAAGTGTTGATGAAAGTGGCTGTGGTGTCTGCCAGGAGGCAGGCTGTGGTTCAGGTACTGCTGTAACAGGTGGTTCCATAAAGGTTCTCTCTTCCTGCTGATAGCTTCCCGTTGCAGCTGCCTGCTGCATCTCAG is part of the Methanococcoides methylutens MM1 genome and harbors:
- a CDS encoding iron-sulfur cluster assembly accessory protein; the protein is MIEITDVAATELKALLEAEDKQDHALRIFVAGMGCSGIQYGMALDNEIKEEDVTVDSKDVKIVMGPDISEQLEKATIDYIETDGGKGFIIDNPMAASGCSSCGGSCH